From Dasypus novemcinctus isolate mDasNov1 chromosome 11, mDasNov1.1.hap2, whole genome shotgun sequence, one genomic window encodes:
- the BAG6 gene encoding large proline-rich protein BAG6 isoform X11, which produces MEPSDSTSTAMEEPDSLEVLVKTLDSQTRTFIVGAQMNVKEFKEHIAASVSIPSEKQRLIYQGRVLQDDKKLQEYNVGGKVIHLVERAPPQTQLPSSGASSGTGSPSATHGGGPPPGTRGPGASVHDRNANSYVMVGTFNLPSDGSAVDVHINMEQAPVQSEPRVRLVMAQHMIRDIQTLLSRMECRGGPQAQHSQLPPQTPAAAPEPGTLSSQASEPVESEVPPREPMEAEEVEERAPAQSPELTPSGPAPAGPAPAPDTNTPNHPSPAEYVEVLQELQRLESRLQPFLQRYYEVLGAAASTDYNNNHEGREEDQRLINLVGESLRLLGNTFVALSDLRCNLACAPPRHLHVVRPMSHYTTPMVLQQAAIPIQINVGTTVTMTGNGTRPPPTSGAEASPPASGQTSSLAPSSTTVESSAEGALPPGPAPPPATSHPRVIRISHQSVEPVVMMHMNIQDSGTQPGGVPSVPTGPLGAPGHGQTLGQQVPGFPTAPTRVVIARPTPPQARPSHPGGPPVSGALQGAGLGANASLAQMVSGLVGQLLMQPVLVAQGTPGMAPPPAPATASASAGTTNTATTAGPAPGGPAQPPPPQPPTADMQFSQLLGNLLGPAGPGAGGPAVASPTITVAMPGVPAFLQGMTDFLQATQTAPPPPPPPPPPPPAPEQQTPPPPGSPSGGGAGSPGGLGPESLPPEFFTSVVQGVLSSLLGSLGARAGSSESIAAFIQRLSGSSNIFEPGADGALGFFGALLSLLCQNFSMVDVVMLLHGHFQPLQRLQPQLRSFFHQHYLGGQEPTPGNIRMATHSLITGLEEYVRESFSLVQVQPGVDIIRTNLEFLQEQFNSIAAHVLHCTDGGFGARLLELCNQGLFECLALNLHCLGGQQMELAAVINGRIRRMSRGVNPSLVSWLTTMMGLRLQVVLEHMPVGPDAILRYVRRVGDPPQPLPEEPMEVQGAERTSPEPQRENASPAPGTTAEEAMSRGPPPAPEGCSREEQDTTSAETEPWAAAVPPEWVPIIQQDIQSQRKVKPQPPLSDAYLSGMPAKRRKLRSDIQKRLQEDPNYSPQRFPNTHRAFADDP; this is translated from the exons ATGGAGCCCAGTGATAGTACCAGTACCGCTATGGAGGAGCCTGACAGCCTGGAGGTGCTGGTGAAGACCCTGGACTCTCAGACTCGGACCTTTATTGTGGGGGCCCAG ATGAATGTAAAAGAGTTTAAGGAGCACATTGCTGCCTCTGTCAGCATCCCCTCTGAGAAACAACGGCTCATCTACCAGGGGCGAGTTCTACAGGATGATAAAAAGCTCCAAGAATACA ATGTTGGGGGAAAGGTTATTCACCTGGTGGAGCGGGCTCCTCCTCAGACTCAGCTTCCTTCTTCTGGGGCATCTTCTGGGACAGGGTCTCCTTCAGCCACCCATGGTGGGGGACCTCCACCTGGTACTCGGGGTCCTGGGGCCTCTGTTCATGACCGGAACGCCAACAGCTATGTCATGGTTGGAACCTTCAATCTTCCT AGTGACGGCTCTGCTGTGGATGTTCACATCAACATGGAACAGGCCCCAGTTCAG AGTGAGCCCCGGGTGCGGCTGGTGATGGCGCAGCACATGATCAGAGACATACAGACCTTGCTGTCCCGCATGGAG TGTCGAGGGGGACCCCAAGCACAGCACAGTCAGCTGCCCCCACAGACGCCAGCTGCGGCCCCGGAGCCAGGAACCTTGAGCTCTCAGGCGTCAGAACCGGTCGAAAGTGAAGTCCCTCCTCGGGAGCCCATGGAGGCAGAAGAAGTGGAGGAGCGGGCCCCAGCTCAGAGCCCTGAGCTCACTCCTTCCGGCCCAGCCCCAGCGGGCCCAGCACCTGCCCCGGACACAAATACACCCAA CCATCCTTCCCCTGCGGAGTATGTCGAGGTGCTCCAGGAACTGCAGCGGCTGGAGAGCCGCCTTCAGCCCTTCTTGCAGCGCTACTATGAGGTTCTGGGCGCTGCCGCCAGCACAGACTACAACAACAAC CACGAGGGCCGTGAGGAGGACCAGCGGCTGATCAACCTGGTGGGGGAGAGCCTGCGGCTGCTGGGCAACACCTTCGTGGCGCTGTCGGATCTGCGCTGCAACCTGGCCTGCGCGCCCCCACGGCACCTGCACGTGGTCCGGCCCATGTCTCACTACACCACCCCTATGGTGCTCCAGCAGGCAGCCATTCCCATCCAG ATCAACGTGGGGACTACTGTGACTATGACGGGGAATGGCACTCGGCCTCCCCCCACTTCCGGTGCGGAGGCCTCGCCCCCTGCTTCTGGGCAGACCTCATCCCTGGCGCCCTCCTCTACCACTGTTGAGTCCTCAGCAGAGGGGGCTCTGCCCCCAGGACCAGCTCCCCCACCAGCCACCAGCCACCCGAGAGTCATTCGGATATCCCACCAGAGCGTGGAGCCCGTGGTCATGATGCACATGAACATTCAag ATTCCGGCACCCAGCCCGGCGGAGTTCCGAGCGTTCCCACTGGCCCCCTGGGAGCCCCTGGTCACGGCCAGACCCTGG GACAGCAGGTGCCAGGCTTCCCGACTGCTCCGACCCGGGTGGTGATTGCCCGGCCCACCCCTCCACAGGCTCGGCCTTCACATCCTGGGGGACCCCCGGTCTCTGGGGCTCTG CAGGGCGCCGGGCTGGGAGCCAATGCCTCTTTGGCTCAGATGGTGAGCGGCCTGGTGGGGCAGCTTCTCATGCAGCCTGTCCTCGTGG CTCAGGGGaccccaggaatggctccacctCCAGCCCCTGCCACTGCCTCGGCCAGTGCCGGCACCACCAACACAGCCACCACAGCCGGCCCTGCCCCCGGGGGGCCTGCCCAGCCTCCGCCGCCCCAGCCCCCCACCGCCGACATGCAGTTCTCTCAGCTCCTGGGGAACCTGCTGGGGCCTGCAGGGCCTGGGGCCGGCGGGCCTGCCGTGGCTTCCCCCACCATCACCGTGGCGATGCCTGGCGTCCCCGCCTTCCTCCAGGGCATGACGGACTTCTTGCAG GCAACACAGACggcccctccaccccctccaccgcccccgcccccaccccctgccccagagcAGCAGACCCCGCCCCCACCCGGGTCCCCTTCCGGTGGCGGCGCAGGGAGTCCTGGAGGCCTGGGTCCTGAGAGCCTGCCACCGGAGTTCTTCACCTCGGTGGTGCAGGGCGTGCTGAGCTCCCTGCTGGGCTCCCTGGGGGCGCGGGCCGGCAGCAGTGAAAGCATCGCTGCCTTCATACAGCGCCTCAGCGGGTCCAGCAACATCTTCGAGCCTGGGGCCGATGGGGCCCTCG GATTCTTTGGGGCCTTGCTCTCTCTTCTGTGCCAGAACTTCTCCATGGTGGACGTGGTGATGCTCCTGCACGGGCATTTCCAGCCCCTTCAGCGGCTCCAGCCCCAGCTGCGCTCCTTCTTCCACCAGCACTACCTGGGTGGCCAGGAGCCCACGCCTGGTAACATCCGG ATGGCGACTCACTCACTGATCACAGGGCTGGAAGAATACGTGCGGGAGAGTTTC TCTCTGGTGCAGGTTCAGCCAGGTGTGGACATCATCCGGACTAACCTGGAGTTCCTGCAGGAGCAGTTTAACAGCATTGCTGCCCACGTGCTGCACTGCACAG ACGGTGGCTTTGGGGCCCGGTTGCTGGAGTTGTGTAACCAGGGCCTGTTTGAGTGCTTGGCCCTGAACCTGCATTGCTTGGGGGGACAGCAGATGGAGCTTGCTGCCGTCATCAATGGCCGAATT CGTCGCATGTCTCGTGGGGTGAATCCGTCCTTGGTGAGCTGGCTGACCACGATGATGGGGCTGAGGCTGCAGGTGGTGCTGGAGCACATGCCTGTCGGCCCCGATGCCATCCTTCGATACGTCCGCAGGGTTGGTGACCCACCCCAG CCACTTCCTGAGGAGCCAATGGAAGTTCAGGGAGCCGAGAGAACTTCTCCTGAGCCCCAG AGGGAGAATGCTTCCCCTGCCCCTGGAACAACAGCGGAAGAGGCCATGTCCCGAGGCCCACCTCCTGCTCCTGAGGGGTGCTCCCGAGAGGAGCAGGACACAACATCAGCTGAGACGGAACCTTGGGCAGCTGCAGTCCCCCCG GAATGGGTCCCTATTATCCAGCAGGACATCCAGAGCCAACGGAAGGTGAAACCGCAGCCCCCTCTGAGCGACGCCTACCTCAGCGGTATGCCTGCCAAGAGACGCAAG CTCCGGTCGGATATACAAAAGCGACTGCAGGAAGACCCCAACTACAGCCCCCAGCGCTTCCCCAACACCCACCGGGCCTTTGCCGATGACCCCTAG
- the BAG6 gene encoding large proline-rich protein BAG6 isoform X4, translated as MEPSDSTSTAMEEPDSLEVLVKTLDSQTRTFIVGAQMNVKEFKEHIAASVSIPSEKQRLIYQGRVLQDDKKLQEYNVGGKVIHLVERAPPQTQLPSSGASSGTGSPSATHGGGPPPGTRGPGASVHDRNANSYVMVGTFNLPSDGSAVDVHINMEQAPVQSEPRVRLVMAQHMIRDIQTLLSRMECRGGPQAQHSQLPPQTPAAAPEPGTLSSQASEPVESEVPPREPMEAEEVEERAPAQSPELTPSGPAPAGPAPAPDTNTPNHPSPAEYVEVLQELQRLESRLQPFLQRYYEVLGAAASTDYNNNHEGREEDQRLINLVGESLRLLGNTFVALSDLRCNLACAPPRHLHVVRPMSHYTTPMVLQQAAIPIQINVGTTVTMTGNGTRPPPTSGAEASPPASGQTSSLAPSSTTVESSAEGALPPGPAPPPATSHPRVIRISHQSVEPVVMMHMNIQDSGTQPGGVPSVPTGPLGAPGHGQTLGQQVPGFPTAPTRVVIARPTPPQARPSHPGGPPVSGALQGAGLGANASLAQMVSGLVGQLLMQPVLVAQGTPGMAPPPAPATASASAGTTNTATTAGPAPGGPAQPPPPQPPTADMQFSQLLGNLLGPAGPGAGGPAVASPTITVAMPGVPAFLQGMTDFLQATQTAPPPPPPPPPPPPAPEQQTPPPPGSPSGGGAGSPGGLGPESLPPEFFTSVVQGVLSSLLGSLGARAGSSESIAAFIQRLSGSSNIFEPGADGALGFFGALLSLLCQNFSMVDVVMLLHGHFQPLQRLQPQLRSFFHQHYLGGQEPTPGNIRMATHSLITGLEEYVRESFSLVQVQPGVDIIRTNLEFLQEQFNSIAAHVLHCTDGGFGARLLELCNQGLFECLALNLHCLGGQQMELAAVINGRIRRMSRGVNPSLVSWLTTMMGLRLQVVLEHMPVGPDAILRYVRRVGDPPQPLPEEPMEVQGAERTSPEPQRENASPAPGTTAEEAMSRGPPPAPEGCSREEQDTTSAETEPWAAAVPPEWVPIIQQDIQSQRKVKPQPPLSDAYLSGMPAKRRKTMQGEGPQLLLSEAVSRAAKAAGARPLTSPESLSRDLEAPEVQESYRQQLRSDIQKRLQEDPNYSPQRFPNTHRAFADDP; from the exons ATGGAGCCCAGTGATAGTACCAGTACCGCTATGGAGGAGCCTGACAGCCTGGAGGTGCTGGTGAAGACCCTGGACTCTCAGACTCGGACCTTTATTGTGGGGGCCCAG ATGAATGTAAAAGAGTTTAAGGAGCACATTGCTGCCTCTGTCAGCATCCCCTCTGAGAAACAACGGCTCATCTACCAGGGGCGAGTTCTACAGGATGATAAAAAGCTCCAAGAATACA ATGTTGGGGGAAAGGTTATTCACCTGGTGGAGCGGGCTCCTCCTCAGACTCAGCTTCCTTCTTCTGGGGCATCTTCTGGGACAGGGTCTCCTTCAGCCACCCATGGTGGGGGACCTCCACCTGGTACTCGGGGTCCTGGGGCCTCTGTTCATGACCGGAACGCCAACAGCTATGTCATGGTTGGAACCTTCAATCTTCCT AGTGACGGCTCTGCTGTGGATGTTCACATCAACATGGAACAGGCCCCAGTTCAG AGTGAGCCCCGGGTGCGGCTGGTGATGGCGCAGCACATGATCAGAGACATACAGACCTTGCTGTCCCGCATGGAG TGTCGAGGGGGACCCCAAGCACAGCACAGTCAGCTGCCCCCACAGACGCCAGCTGCGGCCCCGGAGCCAGGAACCTTGAGCTCTCAGGCGTCAGAACCGGTCGAAAGTGAAGTCCCTCCTCGGGAGCCCATGGAGGCAGAAGAAGTGGAGGAGCGGGCCCCAGCTCAGAGCCCTGAGCTCACTCCTTCCGGCCCAGCCCCAGCGGGCCCAGCACCTGCCCCGGACACAAATACACCCAA CCATCCTTCCCCTGCGGAGTATGTCGAGGTGCTCCAGGAACTGCAGCGGCTGGAGAGCCGCCTTCAGCCCTTCTTGCAGCGCTACTATGAGGTTCTGGGCGCTGCCGCCAGCACAGACTACAACAACAAC CACGAGGGCCGTGAGGAGGACCAGCGGCTGATCAACCTGGTGGGGGAGAGCCTGCGGCTGCTGGGCAACACCTTCGTGGCGCTGTCGGATCTGCGCTGCAACCTGGCCTGCGCGCCCCCACGGCACCTGCACGTGGTCCGGCCCATGTCTCACTACACCACCCCTATGGTGCTCCAGCAGGCAGCCATTCCCATCCAG ATCAACGTGGGGACTACTGTGACTATGACGGGGAATGGCACTCGGCCTCCCCCCACTTCCGGTGCGGAGGCCTCGCCCCCTGCTTCTGGGCAGACCTCATCCCTGGCGCCCTCCTCTACCACTGTTGAGTCCTCAGCAGAGGGGGCTCTGCCCCCAGGACCAGCTCCCCCACCAGCCACCAGCCACCCGAGAGTCATTCGGATATCCCACCAGAGCGTGGAGCCCGTGGTCATGATGCACATGAACATTCAag ATTCCGGCACCCAGCCCGGCGGAGTTCCGAGCGTTCCCACTGGCCCCCTGGGAGCCCCTGGTCACGGCCAGACCCTGG GACAGCAGGTGCCAGGCTTCCCGACTGCTCCGACCCGGGTGGTGATTGCCCGGCCCACCCCTCCACAGGCTCGGCCTTCACATCCTGGGGGACCCCCGGTCTCTGGGGCTCTG CAGGGCGCCGGGCTGGGAGCCAATGCCTCTTTGGCTCAGATGGTGAGCGGCCTGGTGGGGCAGCTTCTCATGCAGCCTGTCCTCGTGG CTCAGGGGaccccaggaatggctccacctCCAGCCCCTGCCACTGCCTCGGCCAGTGCCGGCACCACCAACACAGCCACCACAGCCGGCCCTGCCCCCGGGGGGCCTGCCCAGCCTCCGCCGCCCCAGCCCCCCACCGCCGACATGCAGTTCTCTCAGCTCCTGGGGAACCTGCTGGGGCCTGCAGGGCCTGGGGCCGGCGGGCCTGCCGTGGCTTCCCCCACCATCACCGTGGCGATGCCTGGCGTCCCCGCCTTCCTCCAGGGCATGACGGACTTCTTGCAG GCAACACAGACggcccctccaccccctccaccgcccccgcccccaccccctgccccagagcAGCAGACCCCGCCCCCACCCGGGTCCCCTTCCGGTGGCGGCGCAGGGAGTCCTGGAGGCCTGGGTCCTGAGAGCCTGCCACCGGAGTTCTTCACCTCGGTGGTGCAGGGCGTGCTGAGCTCCCTGCTGGGCTCCCTGGGGGCGCGGGCCGGCAGCAGTGAAAGCATCGCTGCCTTCATACAGCGCCTCAGCGGGTCCAGCAACATCTTCGAGCCTGGGGCCGATGGGGCCCTCG GATTCTTTGGGGCCTTGCTCTCTCTTCTGTGCCAGAACTTCTCCATGGTGGACGTGGTGATGCTCCTGCACGGGCATTTCCAGCCCCTTCAGCGGCTCCAGCCCCAGCTGCGCTCCTTCTTCCACCAGCACTACCTGGGTGGCCAGGAGCCCACGCCTGGTAACATCCGG ATGGCGACTCACTCACTGATCACAGGGCTGGAAGAATACGTGCGGGAGAGTTTC TCTCTGGTGCAGGTTCAGCCAGGTGTGGACATCATCCGGACTAACCTGGAGTTCCTGCAGGAGCAGTTTAACAGCATTGCTGCCCACGTGCTGCACTGCACAG ACGGTGGCTTTGGGGCCCGGTTGCTGGAGTTGTGTAACCAGGGCCTGTTTGAGTGCTTGGCCCTGAACCTGCATTGCTTGGGGGGACAGCAGATGGAGCTTGCTGCCGTCATCAATGGCCGAATT CGTCGCATGTCTCGTGGGGTGAATCCGTCCTTGGTGAGCTGGCTGACCACGATGATGGGGCTGAGGCTGCAGGTGGTGCTGGAGCACATGCCTGTCGGCCCCGATGCCATCCTTCGATACGTCCGCAGGGTTGGTGACCCACCCCAG CCACTTCCTGAGGAGCCAATGGAAGTTCAGGGAGCCGAGAGAACTTCTCCTGAGCCCCAG AGGGAGAATGCTTCCCCTGCCCCTGGAACAACAGCGGAAGAGGCCATGTCCCGAGGCCCACCTCCTGCTCCTGAGGGGTGCTCCCGAGAGGAGCAGGACACAACATCAGCTGAGACGGAACCTTGGGCAGCTGCAGTCCCCCCG GAATGGGTCCCTATTATCCAGCAGGACATCCAGAGCCAACGGAAGGTGAAACCGCAGCCCCCTCTGAGCGACGCCTACCTCAGCGGTATGCCTGCCAAGAGACGCAAG ACGATGCAGGGTGAGGGCCCCCAGCTGCTGCTCTCAGAGGCCGTGAGCCGGGCGGCTAAGGCAGCCGGAGCTCGGCCCCTGACGAGCCCCGAGAGCCTGAGCCGGGACCTGGAGGCACCAGAGGTTCAGGAGAGCTACAGGCAGCAG CTCCGGTCGGATATACAAAAGCGACTGCAGGAAGACCCCAACTACAGCCCCCAGCGCTTCCCCAACACCCACCGGGCCTTTGCCGATGACCCCTAG
- the BAG6 gene encoding large proline-rich protein BAG6 isoform X1, giving the protein MEPSDSTSTAMEEPDSLEVLVKTLDSQTRTFIVGAQMNVKEFKEHIAASVSIPSEKQRLIYQGRVLQDDKKLQEYNVGGKVIHLVERAPPQTQLPSSGASSGTGSPSATHGGGPPPGTRGPGASVHDRNANSYVMVGTFNLPSDGSAVDVHINMEQAPVQSEPRVRLVMAQHMIRDIQTLLSRMECRGGPQAQHSQLPPQTPAAAPEPGTLSSQASEPVESEVPPREPMEAEEVEERAPAQSPELTPSGPAPAGPAPAPDTNTPNHPSPAEYVEVLQELQRLESRLQPFLQRYYEVLGAAASTDYNNNHEGREEDQRLINLVGESLRLLGNTFVALSDLRCNLACAPPRHLHVVRPMSHYTTPMVLQQAAIPIQINVGTTVTMTGNGTRPPPTSGAEASPPASGQTSSLAPSSTTVESSAEGALPPGPAPPPATSHPRVIRISHQSVEPVVMMHMNIQDSGTQPGGVPSVPTGPLGAPGHGQTLGSTLIQLPSLPPEFMHAVAHQITHQAMVAAVASAAAGQQVPGFPTAPTRVVIARPTPPQARPSHPGGPPVSGALQGAGLGANASLAQMVSGLVGQLLMQPVLVAQGTPGMAPPPAPATASASAGTTNTATTAGPAPGGPAQPPPPQPPTADMQFSQLLGNLLGPAGPGAGGPAVASPTITVAMPGVPAFLQGMTDFLQATQTAPPPPPPPPPPPPAPEQQTPPPPGSPSGGGAGSPGGLGPESLPPEFFTSVVQGVLSSLLGSLGARAGSSESIAAFIQRLSGSSNIFEPGADGALGFFGALLSLLCQNFSMVDVVMLLHGHFQPLQRLQPQLRSFFHQHYLGGQEPTPGNIRMATHSLITGLEEYVRESFSLVQVQPGVDIIRTNLEFLQEQFNSIAAHVLHCTDGGFGARLLELCNQGLFECLALNLHCLGGQQMELAAVINGRIRRMSRGVNPSLVSWLTTMMGLRLQVVLEHMPVGPDAILRYVRRVGDPPQPLPEEPMEVQGAERTSPEPQRENASPAPGTTAEEAMSRGPPPAPEGCSREEQDTTSAETEPWAAAVPPEWVPIIQQDIQSQRKVKPQPPLSDAYLSGMPAKRRKTMQGEGPQLLLSEAVSRAAKAAGARPLTSPESLSRDLEAPEVQESYRQQLRSDIQKRLQEDPNYSPQRFPNTHRAFADDP; this is encoded by the exons ATGGAGCCCAGTGATAGTACCAGTACCGCTATGGAGGAGCCTGACAGCCTGGAGGTGCTGGTGAAGACCCTGGACTCTCAGACTCGGACCTTTATTGTGGGGGCCCAG ATGAATGTAAAAGAGTTTAAGGAGCACATTGCTGCCTCTGTCAGCATCCCCTCTGAGAAACAACGGCTCATCTACCAGGGGCGAGTTCTACAGGATGATAAAAAGCTCCAAGAATACA ATGTTGGGGGAAAGGTTATTCACCTGGTGGAGCGGGCTCCTCCTCAGACTCAGCTTCCTTCTTCTGGGGCATCTTCTGGGACAGGGTCTCCTTCAGCCACCCATGGTGGGGGACCTCCACCTGGTACTCGGGGTCCTGGGGCCTCTGTTCATGACCGGAACGCCAACAGCTATGTCATGGTTGGAACCTTCAATCTTCCT AGTGACGGCTCTGCTGTGGATGTTCACATCAACATGGAACAGGCCCCAGTTCAG AGTGAGCCCCGGGTGCGGCTGGTGATGGCGCAGCACATGATCAGAGACATACAGACCTTGCTGTCCCGCATGGAG TGTCGAGGGGGACCCCAAGCACAGCACAGTCAGCTGCCCCCACAGACGCCAGCTGCGGCCCCGGAGCCAGGAACCTTGAGCTCTCAGGCGTCAGAACCGGTCGAAAGTGAAGTCCCTCCTCGGGAGCCCATGGAGGCAGAAGAAGTGGAGGAGCGGGCCCCAGCTCAGAGCCCTGAGCTCACTCCTTCCGGCCCAGCCCCAGCGGGCCCAGCACCTGCCCCGGACACAAATACACCCAA CCATCCTTCCCCTGCGGAGTATGTCGAGGTGCTCCAGGAACTGCAGCGGCTGGAGAGCCGCCTTCAGCCCTTCTTGCAGCGCTACTATGAGGTTCTGGGCGCTGCCGCCAGCACAGACTACAACAACAAC CACGAGGGCCGTGAGGAGGACCAGCGGCTGATCAACCTGGTGGGGGAGAGCCTGCGGCTGCTGGGCAACACCTTCGTGGCGCTGTCGGATCTGCGCTGCAACCTGGCCTGCGCGCCCCCACGGCACCTGCACGTGGTCCGGCCCATGTCTCACTACACCACCCCTATGGTGCTCCAGCAGGCAGCCATTCCCATCCAG ATCAACGTGGGGACTACTGTGACTATGACGGGGAATGGCACTCGGCCTCCCCCCACTTCCGGTGCGGAGGCCTCGCCCCCTGCTTCTGGGCAGACCTCATCCCTGGCGCCCTCCTCTACCACTGTTGAGTCCTCAGCAGAGGGGGCTCTGCCCCCAGGACCAGCTCCCCCACCAGCCACCAGCCACCCGAGAGTCATTCGGATATCCCACCAGAGCGTGGAGCCCGTGGTCATGATGCACATGAACATTCAag ATTCCGGCACCCAGCCCGGCGGAGTTCCGAGCGTTCCCACTGGCCCCCTGGGAGCCCCTGGTCACGGCCAGACCCTGG GCTCCACCCTCATCcagctgccctccctgccccctgagTTCATGCACGCCGTCGCCCACCAGATCACTCATCAGGCCATGGTGGCAGCTGTTGCCTCCGCGGCCGCAG GACAGCAGGTGCCAGGCTTCCCGACTGCTCCGACCCGGGTGGTGATTGCCCGGCCCACCCCTCCACAGGCTCGGCCTTCACATCCTGGGGGACCCCCGGTCTCTGGGGCTCTG CAGGGCGCCGGGCTGGGAGCCAATGCCTCTTTGGCTCAGATGGTGAGCGGCCTGGTGGGGCAGCTTCTCATGCAGCCTGTCCTCGTGG CTCAGGGGaccccaggaatggctccacctCCAGCCCCTGCCACTGCCTCGGCCAGTGCCGGCACCACCAACACAGCCACCACAGCCGGCCCTGCCCCCGGGGGGCCTGCCCAGCCTCCGCCGCCCCAGCCCCCCACCGCCGACATGCAGTTCTCTCAGCTCCTGGGGAACCTGCTGGGGCCTGCAGGGCCTGGGGCCGGCGGGCCTGCCGTGGCTTCCCCCACCATCACCGTGGCGATGCCTGGCGTCCCCGCCTTCCTCCAGGGCATGACGGACTTCTTGCAG GCAACACAGACggcccctccaccccctccaccgcccccgcccccaccccctgccccagagcAGCAGACCCCGCCCCCACCCGGGTCCCCTTCCGGTGGCGGCGCAGGGAGTCCTGGAGGCCTGGGTCCTGAGAGCCTGCCACCGGAGTTCTTCACCTCGGTGGTGCAGGGCGTGCTGAGCTCCCTGCTGGGCTCCCTGGGGGCGCGGGCCGGCAGCAGTGAAAGCATCGCTGCCTTCATACAGCGCCTCAGCGGGTCCAGCAACATCTTCGAGCCTGGGGCCGATGGGGCCCTCG GATTCTTTGGGGCCTTGCTCTCTCTTCTGTGCCAGAACTTCTCCATGGTGGACGTGGTGATGCTCCTGCACGGGCATTTCCAGCCCCTTCAGCGGCTCCAGCCCCAGCTGCGCTCCTTCTTCCACCAGCACTACCTGGGTGGCCAGGAGCCCACGCCTGGTAACATCCGG ATGGCGACTCACTCACTGATCACAGGGCTGGAAGAATACGTGCGGGAGAGTTTC TCTCTGGTGCAGGTTCAGCCAGGTGTGGACATCATCCGGACTAACCTGGAGTTCCTGCAGGAGCAGTTTAACAGCATTGCTGCCCACGTGCTGCACTGCACAG ACGGTGGCTTTGGGGCCCGGTTGCTGGAGTTGTGTAACCAGGGCCTGTTTGAGTGCTTGGCCCTGAACCTGCATTGCTTGGGGGGACAGCAGATGGAGCTTGCTGCCGTCATCAATGGCCGAATT CGTCGCATGTCTCGTGGGGTGAATCCGTCCTTGGTGAGCTGGCTGACCACGATGATGGGGCTGAGGCTGCAGGTGGTGCTGGAGCACATGCCTGTCGGCCCCGATGCCATCCTTCGATACGTCCGCAGGGTTGGTGACCCACCCCAG CCACTTCCTGAGGAGCCAATGGAAGTTCAGGGAGCCGAGAGAACTTCTCCTGAGCCCCAG AGGGAGAATGCTTCCCCTGCCCCTGGAACAACAGCGGAAGAGGCCATGTCCCGAGGCCCACCTCCTGCTCCTGAGGGGTGCTCCCGAGAGGAGCAGGACACAACATCAGCTGAGACGGAACCTTGGGCAGCTGCAGTCCCCCCG GAATGGGTCCCTATTATCCAGCAGGACATCCAGAGCCAACGGAAGGTGAAACCGCAGCCCCCTCTGAGCGACGCCTACCTCAGCGGTATGCCTGCCAAGAGACGCAAG ACGATGCAGGGTGAGGGCCCCCAGCTGCTGCTCTCAGAGGCCGTGAGCCGGGCGGCTAAGGCAGCCGGAGCTCGGCCCCTGACGAGCCCCGAGAGCCTGAGCCGGGACCTGGAGGCACCAGAGGTTCAGGAGAGCTACAGGCAGCAG CTCCGGTCGGATATACAAAAGCGACTGCAGGAAGACCCCAACTACAGCCCCCAGCGCTTCCCCAACACCCACCGGGCCTTTGCCGATGACCCCTAG